The segment CATTGACGGCAATGAGGTATGGCTGCAAGCCGCCAGATCCGGGAATGCCTTTGCTTTTCATTATTCGATTGACGGCGTACGGTTTGATATGATGCGGTTCTTTACTCTTCCGGTGGGAGACACAGTCAAGGTTGGGTTATTGGCGCAGGCCCCTACTGGCGATGGCGGGGATAGAATATACAAGCATTTCTCACTGGAACAGCGGACGGTGAAAAATATAAGAGCCGGCGTATAAGCCGGCTTTCTTCCGTTGAACCAGCCGCTCCGGCCGGAGCTTAGCTCGAACCTTTGGCCTGTCTGGGCCAGATGAAATAGGTAACAGTGATGATCAGGTCAATGCCGACCACGACGGACCATACGGTCAGGATACTTAACAGCGCCTTCGTGCGGGCGGCATCGTCGATCCACAATATCAATCCATACAGAATACCAGCAGCGAGCACAAAAGAGAGCAAGTGCTTCACCCAGCCCTTGAAATAATGCCTGGCATGGTCCATGCCGTAACGCTTGGCCGGCTTCGCCCCTTGCTTGGTAACATAGTAGCGGAAGCGTTCGTCGGCCCAAGCGATCATGCTTTTACCGAATATAAGGGAAATGGAAATATACACGGCTGCAAGCGCATGTGCTGTCGTAGCAGTAGCGCCTCGTGCCAAATCCACGCCGGAGATCATTAACAGCAGGATATCGAGGACCGGAGTCATCGCCAGGAAAATCAGCCCCAGTGTAGGACGCTTGAAGATATAACGCGCTGTAAAGCCTGCAAGAATAACCACCCAGAACAATACCTCACAGGTAACAATCGCCCATGCAACCAGATTCATATCGCACCCCTTGTTATAGTTGATAGTAAGTATAGCCTAGTCGAAGTATAACAGCGGATTTTAAATAATACAACCGTATTATTTAAATTGTGCTATCATTTCGGGTATGCTACAATGTGGTCATGCCAAAAATTGTAGATCATTCCGAACGAAAATCGAATATTGCCGAAGCCACCTGGCGGGTCATTATCCGGCAGGGAATCAAAGGGGCAACAGTGCGAAATATTGCTGCCGAGGCGGGCGTATCCTTGGGCGCGCTGCGCCATTATTTCTCTACCCAGCAGGAATTACTGGAGTTTGCTATGAATCTGGTGAAGGAGCGCGTAACAGCGAGAATTGTGGACATTATGCAGTCGGAGCTTCCTCTACGGGAGCAGATTATGCGGGTGCTGCTGGAACTGATCCCCACCGACGACAGCAGCATGGCTGAGATGGAGGTATGGTTCGCCTTTACCTTCCATCTCAAGACTGCCGGGGAGATGCCTGCTGAGCTTAATGATGCGATCTATCCGCTGACTGTCCAAATTATTGACTATCTGAATCAGCAGGGGCTCCTCAAGCCGGGGCTGGATAAGGACGATGAGGCCGAGCGGCTGTATGCCCTGATTGACGGCCTGGCCCTTCATGCCATGCTTGAGCCTGACCGGATGAATAAACAACGTGTGACCCGGGTGCTGAATGTTCACCTGGAGTCTATCTGCAGAAGTGGAGTGGAACGGTAGATCCGTCCGCTCCACTTTCTATTTCTACCAATTTGTTCTAGAATGAATAGGTGCATATAGCAACCGGTTGGCGGGACCCGCCGGATTCAGAGAGGAGCAAGGGATTAATGAAATACCGCAGATTAGGTGGAACCGGACTGAAGGTCAGTGAGATCAGCCTGGGAAGCTGGTTGACCTACGGAGGATATGTGGAACAGGACAATGCCGTTAAGGCCATTGAAACCGCTTACTCCCTGGGCATTAATTTTTTTGATACCGCGAATGTCTATGAGAAGGGGGCGGCGGAAAAGGTGCTGGGAGCTACCCTAAGCAGCTATCCGCGCGAATCCTACGTGCTGGCGACCAAGGTGTTCGGGGTAATGGGCGACGGTCCCAATGACCGCGGCCTGTCCCGGAAGCATATTACCGAGCAATGCCACGCCAGCCTGAAGCGGCTGGGTGCTGAATATGTAGATTTGCTCTACTGTCACCGGTATGATTCGGAGACCCCGATCGAAGAGACACTGCGGGCGCTGGATGATCTGGTCCGTCAGGGCAAGGTGCTCTATGTGGGAGTCAGTGAATGGACGGCGGCGCAGATGACCGAAGCTCTTGCGGTTGCCGACCGTTATCTGCTGGATCATATCGTGGTCAATCAGCCGGTCTATAATATGTTTGAACGTTATATCGAGAAGGAGATTATCCCGCTTGGGCAGCGCAAGGGAATCGGACAAGTCGTATTCTCCCCGCTTGCTCAAGGTCTGCTGACCGGCAAATACAGCTCGGTCTCCGAGATTCCGGCAGACAGCCGGGCTGCCCGGATCGACTGGATGCGCAAAGGAATTACGGAGGAGAAGCTTACGAAGGTTCAGGAGCTGGGCAAGATTGCGGCTGAACTGGATATCTCTGTAGGCAATCTGGCGCTGGCCTGGATTCTGCGCCAGCCTAATGTATCGAGTGCCCTGGTCGGTGCTAGCCGCCCTGAGCAGGTGGAGGAGAATGTGAAGGCTTCCGGCATCGAGCTGAATGAGGGTATACTGACACGGATTGATGAAATTATCGGTTAAGAGAGAGGGAGGATACAGATGAAGGTTCTATTTATCGGAGGTACGGGGCTTATCAGTCAGGCGGTTTCCCGGCTGGCAGTG is part of the Paenibacillus sp. FSL M7-0420 genome and harbors:
- a CDS encoding aldo/keto reductase family protein; the protein is MKYRRLGGTGLKVSEISLGSWLTYGGYVEQDNAVKAIETAYSLGINFFDTANVYEKGAAEKVLGATLSSYPRESYVLATKVFGVMGDGPNDRGLSRKHITEQCHASLKRLGAEYVDLLYCHRYDSETPIEETLRALDDLVRQGKVLYVGVSEWTAAQMTEALAVADRYLLDHIVVNQPVYNMFERYIEKEIIPLGQRKGIGQVVFSPLAQGLLTGKYSSVSEIPADSRAARIDWMRKGITEEKLTKVQELGKIAAELDISVGNLALAWILRQPNVSSALVGASRPEQVEENVKASGIELNEGILTRIDEIIG
- a CDS encoding TetR/AcrR family transcriptional regulator, whose protein sequence is MPKIVDHSERKSNIAEATWRVIIRQGIKGATVRNIAAEAGVSLGALRHYFSTQQELLEFAMNLVKERVTARIVDIMQSELPLREQIMRVLLELIPTDDSSMAEMEVWFAFTFHLKTAGEMPAELNDAIYPLTVQIIDYLNQQGLLKPGLDKDDEAERLYALIDGLALHAMLEPDRMNKQRVTRVLNVHLESICRSGVER